The Alosa sapidissima isolate fAloSap1 chromosome 12, fAloSap1.pri, whole genome shotgun sequence nucleotide sequence aataataaaacattCATTCAATCTTTAACATGTCTCATTCGTCTTGATGTACTAATGGAGTTGGAATTCAATAGCTGCCGTACAATGCGAACATGATGGTTCACACTTGGAAGGAATGTTCCCACAGACTTGCTGAACAAGCACGCAGTGGTGTCTGTTTCTGGGATAAAACTCGCAATTTAAAAATTTAAGTTACATATGTGCATATATATGAACgtagatatatacacacacaagtctaCAGGCTGGGTAGTATGTCGCATTTATGAATCAAAATATACACAGCAAATTGATATCAACAACTACATTGTACATGTTCTCGTTAATTACAAGTTGCTCCATAACGAAGCTACTGAATAATGCTCCCCATAATTGAAGCAAGACTTTCAAGTTGAAAGCTATCAAACGCTGACTCAGTCGCAGCAAACAGTGCACTTCTTCAAAGTCCTCATGAAGCAAGTCTTTATAGTTCCATGGAAATCCAATTAAAACAGGAGATGGTAGGTGGGCAGGTAACTGATTGTATGTCGGACTGTCATAGGTTTTTATGACATCACTGCAGATGCATTGCTAGTTTGTGTCTTGTTCTTGTTTTTTGTGTCTCTGTTTTCTTCTCTAGTGAGGTGCTTCCCTGCAGGAACTTAGTCTCTGAACTTGTGGATGTCGTTGAAGAGTCTGTAGAAGGGGTAGGCCACCTCGTTGGAATGGGGACAGTTGAAGGTGCACTTGCAGGTCTCGATCATCATGACGTTCTTGTTGAAGGTCTCGCCATCCTCGCAGCGGAACTTGACCCGGATGGTGCGGGTCTGCTGGGGGCTGCAGCAGCGGCCATCTACGCAGGACCCACAGTACTTGGGCCGGTACTTCTTGATGCTGGAGCAGCCAGCGTAGGAGAACTTGACTGCTTGGGTGGACTTCTTTGTCCTGTTGCACTTCTTTCCTTTCTGTTGACAGAAAACAAGGGACAAAGGCAACATTAGTCAAGACAATCCAGTGACCAAACCTTTgcagtatatatttgtgtgagcTGAATGATTTTAAGGAATATATTCCATTTGGAGTTAATCTTTACCTTAAGACTGGAGTAAGGAGACTGGGTGCATGGGCGAACTTCACAGATGCGGCTCTCTTTGACAAGCTTGCATTCACTGTTGTCATTGGTCACTCTGGTTGAGATGCCAGTCCCGCAGGTCTTGGAGCACTGCGACCAAGCTGTGGTCTGAACGATGCACTTCTGGCGCTCAAACATGCGTGTCTGAGCAGGTGGGCTGAATGCTGTAATTGAAAGAAGAAGACATatttagccatcacattcacacatagtCAGGAAAACCTAAGGAAGCCTATTTGGCTAAACTCCTAGATTGTACTGCTAAGTTGACTACTTACCAGGAAGGGACTTGAGTCCACCCTTGAAGATGGTGATGAGTTCATTCCTGTTGGTGAGGTCACTCTCGGACTCGTCAGTGGTGGTATCCTTGCCAAAGAGCTTGTCCAATGGATTCATCTCTTTGTCGTCATCACAGACCCACTCTTCACAGCATTGCCCTGGCACCTTCACCAGTCTGGGGTTGGCACATCCCAGGTTGGGCAGGGACAGCTCCTGTGGGCACAGTGGGATGCAGCCCACTGCACCATCGATGCATGTGCACTGGTGCTTGCAGTTGGGTTGAAAGCTTTCACCATTTTGGTAAATCCTGCTGTTGTACTCACAGGGTCTTCCCTCAGACTTTGCTATAagaagaaacagaaaaaaagagcgATGGTTATTGCTGGTTCAGTGCTGCTGGTTGACAATGGTTTACAGTCACATTTTTTATGTGGAATCTTCCCTTCAAAAGCAACATTTGCTACTCAGCTTGTTGATTTTTCAAAGTCTGTTTTCTTTCAGAGTTCAGTATTGTATCACTTAAAAGAATTCAAAACTtgcatgctttctctctcttgtctctttcGGGCAGACCGATGTAGAATTATGGACAGTCCACTCAATACCGTACATTCCTTAGAGCCCACCTCCCCATCCCACATGTGTTTCTCATTCAGCCCTTTTTATTGCAATAATGAGGAACATACCTCGGCAGATGCCTCTGATTGCCCCGAAGCTGGCCCCGAAGTTGCACTCGAGCCCCTTGGTGAAGTCGCATGGCTCCGTTATGCTGCAGTCTTCGTTGAGCTGTCTGGCGCAGACCTTGCAGCACTCGCAGCCGTCTGAGACGAGGCTGACTCCTGGTGCGCACTTTGGCAACTCCAGCGGGCACTCCGGGCATTCCGATGGACAGGACATTGAGAGGACCTGAACGAATGAACCCCGATTTAATGACATGCCTTTAAGCCACCAAAACTCTTTTCCTACACACATGACAACTTCACATCACATGTCTCGAGTTTCTTTTCACAGAGTTAACTAATAAAAAAGTACGACCCGGTGCCATTCAACAACTTTGAATATTCAATCGAACGTTAGCGACGTTTGTTTATCTTACAGAAGGCAGTTAACTAGTAAAATTGTACATTTAAAAGCTGTGAGAAGTAACTTACCATGTTGAAGCTCCCAATGAGGATCAAAGTAACAGATAATACGATCATCTTCGCAATGTCTCCAGGTGTAGTAGCGTATAGTCAAAAAACAGGAAAGCTTATCTTATTCCCTCGCTTTGGGACTAGTCTCCGTTGAAGTTGGTTACTGAGTAAGTCAGTAAAGAGTCTTGGATTTCGGCAGCGTTTGTTTTCTTGTCTCTGCAGGAGAGGCCGAGGTATAACTCAGGCTGTGGTAGCAGTTGCAGTCTGCTGAAAGAGAGTTCCTCCCCTCTTTTATACTGTAGTGAAAGCTGACGTCGTTGTTGGCTTACTGCTGAACTGTTCCAAAACTATGCGTGGAATGTTTCTTGGCGCGTTTTCCATCCAAGCTAAGCACCACCCTgtctaacttttttttttcttaaatgaattttcccctctctctgaaCACATTCTCTCCTTAGGTTTTTCATATTTTCTCTCCCATTCCCCACGTCTTTCTTTGCTTTTCTGGATTTAGAAATTTCAATAGACCATAGCCTACGTTTACAGAATGATTTACGCACATTCAAATCCATCGTTCCATATCTGTATGTAGTCTCtcttttaaataataatgaTCGATTTCAGTAGATTATAGACTGCAATTATACTGTGTGTTGACAGTAAGTCCTCAATAATGTAGGTCTACTAGATAGTCGTGGATAATAATGTACAATAAATGTCATAACGTTACCATATTAATTCATGTAAACATAGCGACACATGTCAGTGAGACATCCATTCATTGCGTCAGCGAGTTATTAAAGACAATTGGCGTTTGCTAGCCGACCACATGCCCGCCTCTAAAGTTAGGCTGTATGTCATACATTGAGTGGTCTGCAAATGAATGTTCACAAATGAAATGGGTTTCTTCAGCAATTCTACACATCTGACTAACGGCAAGAAGGAGATGGCAAAATGacgttaatttgtttgtttgttttcctacTGTCCTCGTGTTCGGGTGGAATAGGTGGGCTACCTGTGTTTCGGAATGAGCGGTGTACGTTTGAATAACGTTTGAAAACCCAGAGTAAAGTTTACAGCTTCTATTTTTGGCTCGCTATGCCCCTTTATTCTCTCGCGCTAAGCAATCCCAGATGGAAAGCAGACTCCAGACGTAACAATATTGCCATATTTGGTATGGCAGTAGCCTGCATTATTAACATATTTCTACCTCAGTTAGCCAACCACAAAGCATTCCTGAGCTTAAAGGGTTGTTAAATATGTTCTCTATACAGGAAATTCCTGTGCGTTCCTTTGGGTTAATTTACTTTTCACGCAATCTGTCCATCACGTTTTGAGGGGAAAAATCCGATCCAGTTTCCATGTAAGATTTTGGTTGGGGAGAAAATTGCAAGGTAGTTTAGTCTACTTTTCACGGGGGTTCAAATAAGTGACATTCAATCGATATCCGAAATTCAGAGATAAGACTTGAACAACAGGATTCAACCACGCAAACCAACGTTATAGTATAATGGAGAGTAGGCTAtgatatataattatataggctactgtaaatgaTCTAAAAGGCATACGCTACGGACAACTTGTGAGTAGCCTATATGTTATACTTTCTTGGATCCTGACCGTCATTCGTGAAGTAACGTCATGTCTTCTGTAGGTCCATGTTGGGAGATAAGAATCTGCGCGTTAACCAGCTTTACGGAGATGCGTTCGGAGAAGCTATTATCAGGTAAGTTCATATTTTCTCTAAGTAGCTATGTGACGTTTAGCAGTTTGGTCTCCACAGTGACAGCTACCTTACCGAGAGTTTAAACGTTATCAAAACGCTTTGTTGACagtgaaatgtatcattatgtTTCTTGCTACAATACTATGTCACTTAACCTGTTGATAACAGTCTGCAAACAAAGTTGTTGAAGTTCTTGTGTATATAACCTTTCGAAGTGAATTCTATAATTCTATACTTCCAAATCAAGACACTAGATGGTGTTATGCTGTGGATAACGTTGGTGTTATGCTATTTAACATGTACGTATTATCTCTAGATAAGACATAATTTCATCATTTCAACTGTGAAGTGTTGAACATGTGTTAtcttagcctacattttaatgtcaattgtgtgcatgtagtTTCATTTGAGATTATTAGTTTTGAGGATGATTGTGAAATGTGCACTAATATCAAACTAGTGATGCTGGATTATTGTTGTTATACACACGTGTATGTTTTTTTAGatgttggtgtgtgcgtgtgcgtgtgtgggtgggcgGATCTGGTAGTGTCATTGTGAATGTGGGCGTGTCTGCTTAAACAATGCGATTGGTAGCCTGCTGCTTGAATCACATGAGGACCTACAACGGGGAAGAAAATGATCTATCTCCCATCAAGTATAGTTCTGTCTGTTTCAGCTAATTGAACAATCATACCACATTGTGGTTAATACTGTTCACAGTATATGCGTAATGCTTTGAAGTGCAACGTCAGATGTAATTGCTTTGTACTGTAATGGCATCTGTTTCCAAATATGCCACTCAAGTCCTTTCTCTGCAAAAGACTGTTTTAGGAAACAGTGGTGTCATTGTATTCCAGGACCCAATGGAATAAGTTCCCAGTTTGCTGTACAGTAATTGCACATTAGGAAACATTACAAACATTGGACTTACGTCTTTATGTTGTAATGGCAACAATTACATTTTCCGTTGAACTCCCACCCTTTCTTGTCTGAACATGAACGATGACTTTTTGATCAATGAGCTAACATCTAGGATATCCCTCTCCAAATATAGTCCATCACACTTGTAATCTTGTTTGTTGGACAATTGCAGGCCATTAATGAGAAAAATAAGGCCATTCTGGGTTTTATATACACCTATGGTAAGGATTAAGAGACCACTGACCTATGACTGccaactcattcaaatgtcactcagcaaccgtagaaTGACATTGATGTTTTTAGTCTTTGGTCATTGCATCTTAAAACTATTGACATTCAACAGTTGATGTTTGAAGTGCACATTAAGACAGATATGGTATTCTTTAGATTCATAAAATCAAATCATCTTTTTGTATCCTCACGACTTTTGGCATTCTATTGCACAATTCTAATTTGACAGAGCGCCCTCTATCCTATTATGAGTTACTGTATGTCAAGCAATGGCATATGGACACCCAGCAGGTTTACGGGGCTGGACTCTGTCTTTAAtctctaactgtgtgtgtgtatgtgtgtgtgtgtgtgtgtgtgtctctgtctgtctgcctctttctctctctctctgtgtgtgtgtgtgtgtgtgtgtgtgtgtgtgtgtgtgtgtgagtgagtgagtgagtgagtgtgtgagagagagagaaagaaagagagattgtttgtgtgtcacTGAGTGCAATTCACTTGGCATATGCTTGTGAGAAATATTGAGCTAAGGCAGATTCTAACACTGATTACACAACTAAGTCTGAGTATTGAATGACTTAAATGAGCTAGTCTGTGCCGATAAAGACGTTTCCTTTCATCTGTGAAGCCAGATGCTGGGTTTATGGctcagaaaaaaagagatggcTGTGGAAGAAATATTAGAAAAAACTCACTATCCTCTTGTGTAACTCACAAGGACTAAATGGCAAAATGCTAAATACCAAAGAGGTCACTAAATGTTCAGTGTGAGCAGAATTATGAGTGGGAATCTAAGCCCAAAGTAAgtttaataatgcatttgttCACATAGAAGAAGTGAGACACGCAAGACATaagaagagaaagatagaatgtATGGTACTGGGACATAACATGGCTACAGACTCAAATAATGTGCCAAGGATACTGTCTTGTGCATTTGCACACATAGTTAACCACAGCCTCAACAGATATGGGAGGAAGTTGAAGCAAAGCATTCAACAATAcaccatgtactgtatataataataataataataataataataataataataatacattttatttgttacatagcgcctttcaaagcacccaaggtcgctttacagagtaaacacacggaagacaaaagatgccggacggaatatatatatatatatatatatatagaggagagagagagagagagagagagagagagagagagagagagcagagagcagagagagagagagagagagagaaattatgtGTAATGTTCCTGCTGTAATAATGCAGTTAGTTTGCCTGGTATATGTTGGTGTTTCTGACCAACAATGAAGCAGCCAAGGTCTTTGTGATAGACATCGCCTTTGATATTAAGTAAGGTAAATGGGTCCATCAATCATTTGTGTAACTCAAATTAGCAGATCTTTTGATTTACAGAATGTTGTGTTGTTATGAAACAGATTTACATATGTGTAGAATTCCagtgcaatattttttttttctattcaaTGTGTTTTGATGTGGTTAAAATGCCTCCTGTTTCATTCATTTGTAACTTAAAAATGTGTCTCCAGGGGAAGTTGTCCTTTGCTTAACCCAAATAATTCTCCACAAGAGAGTAATTTTCTGGGGCAGACAACAACATGGAAGGgaatggaaaaaaatatatacttggGGAAAAGAAGGGGCAAGGGGGCATATTTAAGTGGAAAAGAAGAGTGTGGGACTCTTGGAATGTGAACACCAGTCCGGATAATTGAGTGGATCTGGAACAAGAAAAGGCAAACTGTAGTCTCAGGGTATGGAAGAATGCGCCCAGGGATGTCTGAGGAAACATTCCATTCGAAGCTGTCTTCCTTCCATAGCACTGTGGATCTCATTGCCTTATATGCAGATTGCGCTACCCATTGccaattattttgttttgattAATTAGAGGAGTATCTGCAACATCTTAAATTGTGGCACACAATTGCTATTAATTGTTACAATTATTATGGTAACAAATTACTATTGCTTGTATAAAGTAATGATTTAtgaataaattagtttgttgaCTTTGAAGCAGACCAAGGCTGAGAGATGATctctgtaggctactctgtatTCTTGAATACAGGAGTGTTTGTAGCAATGACATGAATTAATTGCACCACTTTGTTCATGTGCACCACTTTGTTAATTTAGGTTGAGAATGTAGTCTGGTATAGGGGTTTATTAATtctattaaaaataataaatggaAGTTACTGTGAAGAGACATTATGGAAAGTTAGACTAAAACATTCTGTGCAACTGAGTAGTTTAGGACCACGTTCATTCATCTGTTAGAAACACGCAAACTACTTGGTACTAAGACAATAAACTTCGTAACCGAATGTAAAAGCATGTTACTGTGTAACATCCTGATTACGCTTTATCTTGGTTACAGTTTTGTATATTGTAAGTTGCAACTTGCCAGGTTATGCGGTTCAGTGGGAATTGATACAGTCGTAGGCTACACGTGATAGTTTGTTGCTACGCGTCATCAGAGCGCTGCTACTCGCTTGCAAATCTGCTGAAGTGAGGG carries:
- the ccn1 gene encoding CCN family member 1, producing MIVLSVTLILIGSFNMVLSMSCPSECPECPLELPKCAPGVSLVSDGCECCKVCARQLNEDCSITEPCDFTKGLECNFGASFGAIRGICRAKSEGRPCEYNSRIYQNGESFQPNCKHQCTCIDGAVGCIPLCPQELSLPNLGCANPRLVKVPGQCCEEWVCDDDKEMNPLDKLFGKDTTTDESESDLTNRNELITIFKGGLKSLPAFSPPAQTRMFERQKCIVQTTAWSQCSKTCGTGISTRVTNDNSECKLVKESRICEVRPCTQSPYSSLKKGKKCNRTKKSTQAVKFSYAGCSSIKKYRPKYCGSCVDGRCCSPQQTRTIRVKFRCEDGETFNKNVMMIETCKCTFNCPHSNEVAYPFYRLFNDIHKFRD